A region of Paenibacillus sp. 37 DNA encodes the following proteins:
- a CDS encoding beta-mannanase has protein sequence MRFTDADPSTPLIRKLTLAVDEGRCTLRWLWPERVEAVYVERLELDMMSDDRTGEEPAQGKLKLYTREEYKASNGYTDRITGFGAIKYTVYVCQMEEEGPVLIRQRDEDNMVIASAGKADIRFSIRYKSGFFQKRKSVLITVTAEVPVPKEALCYVRKQGGVPLNKEDGTVYPFVSNFAPGRNEMPPVEVAKDDYVRLFFTDGPKYGAAYRLISD, from the coding sequence ATGCGATTTACGGATGCAGACCCTTCGACACCCTTGATTCGAAAACTGACACTTGCGGTGGACGAAGGACGTTGTACACTTCGCTGGCTCTGGCCGGAACGGGTAGAAGCTGTGTATGTGGAACGGCTGGAGCTAGATATGATGAGCGATGATCGTACCGGAGAAGAGCCTGCACAGGGCAAGCTGAAGTTGTACACGAGAGAGGAATATAAGGCGAGCAATGGTTACACGGATCGGATCACGGGTTTTGGTGCCATCAAGTACACAGTGTATGTGTGTCAGATGGAGGAAGAAGGTCCTGTGCTGATCCGTCAACGAGACGAGGACAACATGGTGATTGCAAGCGCAGGGAAGGCGGATATCCGCTTTTCTATTCGCTACAAGAGCGGTTTTTTTCAGAAACGAAAAAGTGTATTGATCACCGTCACAGCGGAAGTACCTGTTCCAAAGGAAGCCCTCTGTTATGTTCGCAAACAGGGCGGGGTACCGCTCAATAAGGAAGATGGTACGGTGTATCCTTTTGTGAGTAATTTTGCTCCCGGAAGAAATGAGATGCCGCCCGTTGAAGTTGCCAAGGATGATTATGTGCGATTATTCTTCACGGACGGACCGAAATATGGAGCCGCCTATAGGCTTATATCAGACTAG
- a CDS encoding vWA domain-containing protein, translated as MQRKINLLLVLFSLIGGAVGFAAGEIMLRQWLGEMPRLLLMGLYFGVLALSVGLFCLIAEMISPKLNGASWKLRYLGLSWKLLVPATLALLFVVGLALQLLYQINPGGVKQVKDIVLMIDNSGSMSETDPDNGRFEAAKTLISQMESDKQVAVITFDDQPQLLQSFIALDSETAKNEVYSKIDGIVTTSGGTNFDAVLREGMEQIQGKQDPKRGTVVILLSDGFSEADTADILSQYSSEQISINTVGLSLVDPSGTDLLRNIAQQTGGMYYDVPDSGGLNLAFQQIYDTIDERTLVTERTGMMEHSVYLAIFRVAAVLLIGVALGVSLGLVFDNRHLALSFGIGGAVSGLLAGLLLEWGLDGSNVGDTFVRLGAILILSGVLTLFSWIVPIKENTPRKSRGRREAGGGTSSAEGFGQRPRDTRSKGF; from the coding sequence ATGCAGCGAAAAATCAATCTTCTCCTGGTCCTGTTCAGCCTGATTGGCGGGGCAGTGGGCTTTGCGGCAGGGGAAATCATGCTGCGTCAATGGCTTGGGGAAATGCCGCGTCTGTTGCTGATGGGCTTATACTTTGGCGTACTGGCGCTGAGTGTGGGGTTATTCTGTTTGATCGCAGAGATGATCTCACCCAAGCTGAATGGCGCATCATGGAAGCTTCGATATCTGGGACTGTCGTGGAAATTGCTTGTTCCGGCAACGCTGGCTCTGTTATTTGTTGTTGGACTCGCTCTGCAATTGTTGTATCAGATCAATCCGGGCGGTGTGAAGCAAGTGAAGGACATCGTACTGATGATCGACAACTCGGGCAGCATGAGCGAGACAGATCCGGATAACGGACGCTTTGAAGCAGCCAAGACACTGATCAGCCAAATGGAGAGTGACAAACAGGTAGCTGTCATTACGTTTGATGACCAGCCGCAGTTGTTACAGTCGTTTATTGCGCTGGATAGTGAAACGGCCAAGAATGAGGTTTATAGCAAAATCGATGGTATTGTCACAACTTCGGGCGGCACCAATTTTGATGCCGTGCTGCGGGAAGGCATGGAACAGATTCAGGGCAAACAGGACCCGAAACGTGGTACGGTCGTCATCTTGTTATCCGATGGCTTCAGTGAAGCGGATACGGCAGATATTTTGTCCCAATATAGCAGTGAACAGATTTCCATCAATACGGTGGGCCTAAGCCTGGTGGACCCATCGGGTACGGATCTGTTGCGTAATATTGCTCAGCAAACGGGTGGCATGTACTATGATGTACCGGATTCCGGTGGTCTGAATCTGGCATTCCAGCAGATCTACGATACGATCGATGAACGGACGCTGGTGACGGAGCGTACAGGTATGATGGAACATAGCGTTTATCTGGCGATTTTCCGTGTGGCAGCCGTTCTGCTGATTGGAGTAGCACTAGGTGTATCACTCGGACTCGTATTCGATAACCGTCACCTTGCGTTAAGCTTCGGTATTGGTGGTGCGGTGTCGGGTCTACTGGCAGGGCTTCTGCTGGAATGGGGACTCGACGGCTCGAACGTGGGTGATACATTTGTACGACTCGGTGCGATACTAATTTTGTCTGGCGTGTTGACCCTCTTCTCCTGGATTGTTCCGATTAAGGAAAACACGCCGCGGAAGAGCCGGGGTCGTCGTGAAGCTGGCGGCGGAACTTCTTCTGCCGAAGGGTTTGGTCAGAGACCAAGAGATACACGCAGCAAAGGATTCTAA
- a CDS encoding transcription initiation factor TFIID, with product MEFNSNNTLKRDLEKYAAQYAIEQERQGSLGDGRSSIHYPALFLFVGDLVAPAVSAVQEINRLKWDNGDGVVYVQIGTEDQEAGSGETRTGGSSDDGQVTRHRLPLFAGQTERPSKTRRKDVHRSFHESDQALFDLNRTLRRVSNRIAEYGRLYSSFDRIYVTVVTRADDPLNVLLPELTKLTEIILSQAFKSVQTDLHVLVSEMEQVDSFGYASAAGLAFLRELDYMQSLDYTFSGNLLVTEDGISIPVTHHASPLYDLVYLLSDKNERGTGVPGGWIENAEIICRICLLKNRKQDANHSGSVSSTGANTYNNTSFKNNIRTTSDQHGYASAGFAEIRRPNKPIALAVLYHMYRYLLARMRQEPDWSIKDKLAFFGLDAASVERKVEGLLPSEDLVSGMSGIMTHNVSFSDLKPLSLREAERALFGQGAEAYFRDNVVRLVEERVRERSSGGSLCRQAEQSRAEHPEVGYFQWAAWSDSEPGSVREALLGLIRDKSMQLESARALLEQRQQERVEDQSFKRALFRDKQNVRNLIDCMLERVYVPKVELLRLENELHLLRIYDTELEELHRYSRHVTAALEALERTLRETAAQSIAAADEYIGQNVMEYYGKVTEELIIELEAKRGRDVWFEDRYMGDMNRLATEGDDRLLQRLMEVCHSLLLTAEPLRLPFEEELLQRANVTIAYGDKDVLTRDDLFRRLYHTLEDQAVVRVRVFDYTQEHRYEEKYFFGDHHSAFMDYAAHAEETSRIYKLGVVYEERSSGVEKLNLMGGFHLEDLMVYRNGKVYYDSYTENGYELHPAGLAEKLSPIR from the coding sequence ATGGAGTTCAATTCGAACAATACCCTGAAGCGCGATCTGGAGAAGTATGCAGCACAGTATGCAATAGAGCAGGAGCGTCAAGGCAGCCTGGGGGATGGACGCAGCAGTATCCATTACCCGGCTTTGTTCCTTTTCGTGGGTGATCTGGTTGCACCTGCCGTGTCTGCTGTGCAGGAGATCAATCGGCTGAAATGGGATAACGGAGACGGTGTGGTCTACGTTCAGATTGGGACAGAAGATCAGGAAGCGGGTTCGGGTGAAACGAGGACTGGTGGCTCGTCCGATGACGGTCAGGTGACTCGTCACCGCTTGCCTCTGTTCGCTGGGCAGACGGAGCGACCGTCCAAAACACGGCGTAAGGATGTACATCGCAGTTTCCACGAATCGGATCAGGCGCTCTTTGATCTGAATCGTACGCTTCGTCGGGTCAGTAACCGGATTGCCGAATATGGACGGCTGTACTCGTCATTTGATCGGATTTACGTTACGGTGGTAACCAGGGCGGATGATCCGCTGAATGTATTGTTGCCAGAGCTCACCAAGCTGACGGAGATCATTTTGTCCCAAGCCTTCAAGTCGGTGCAAACGGATCTGCATGTATTGGTCAGCGAGATGGAACAAGTGGATTCCTTCGGGTATGCCAGCGCAGCAGGCCTTGCTTTTCTAAGGGAGCTGGATTATATGCAGTCGCTGGACTACACGTTCAGCGGTAATCTGCTGGTGACGGAGGATGGGATCTCCATTCCCGTTACACATCACGCGTCCCCGTTGTATGATCTTGTATATCTGTTGTCCGACAAAAATGAGCGTGGAACCGGCGTTCCCGGTGGCTGGATCGAAAATGCCGAGATCATCTGCCGGATCTGCCTGTTGAAGAACCGGAAGCAGGATGCAAATCACTCGGGTAGCGTTTCAAGCACGGGAGCGAACACATACAACAATACATCCTTCAAAAACAATATTCGCACCACCTCTGATCAGCATGGTTATGCAAGTGCGGGTTTTGCCGAGATCAGGCGGCCAAACAAGCCGATAGCACTGGCGGTGTTATATCACATGTATCGGTATCTGCTCGCACGCATGCGGCAGGAGCCGGATTGGAGCATCAAGGACAAGCTCGCTTTCTTCGGACTGGACGCGGCCTCGGTGGAACGTAAAGTTGAAGGCCTGCTGCCGAGTGAAGATCTGGTTAGTGGCATGAGTGGCATCATGACGCATAACGTCAGTTTCTCCGATCTGAAGCCACTCTCGCTTCGTGAAGCGGAGAGAGCGTTGTTCGGACAAGGCGCTGAAGCGTACTTCCGTGATAACGTCGTCCGTCTTGTCGAAGAGCGTGTGCGCGAGCGCAGTTCTGGCGGCTCTCTGTGCCGTCAGGCCGAACAATCCCGCGCGGAGCATCCAGAGGTTGGTTACTTCCAGTGGGCAGCCTGGAGTGACAGTGAGCCTGGCAGTGTACGTGAAGCGCTGCTCGGACTGATTCGGGATAAATCGATGCAGCTTGAATCGGCACGTGCCCTGCTGGAGCAACGTCAGCAAGAGCGGGTGGAAGATCAGTCGTTCAAACGAGCGTTGTTCCGTGATAAACAGAATGTACGCAATCTGATTGACTGCATGCTGGAGCGAGTGTATGTACCGAAGGTAGAATTGCTGCGTCTGGAAAATGAATTACATCTTCTGCGCATCTACGATACGGAGTTGGAAGAGCTTCACCGTTATAGTCGCCACGTCACGGCAGCACTTGAAGCGCTGGAACGCACACTGCGAGAGACAGCTGCCCAAAGTATTGCCGCTGCGGATGAATACATCGGCCAGAACGTGATGGAGTACTACGGCAAAGTGACGGAAGAGCTAATCATCGAGCTGGAAGCCAAGCGCGGACGGGATGTATGGTTTGAGGACCGTTACATGGGAGACATGAACCGTCTTGCCACAGAAGGCGATGACCGTCTGCTGCAACGTCTGATGGAGGTATGTCACTCGTTGCTGCTTACGGCCGAGCCGTTGCGATTGCCATTTGAAGAAGAGCTGTTGCAGCGGGCCAATGTAACGATTGCCTACGGAGACAAAGATGTATTGACCCGGGATGATCTGTTCCGCAGGTTGTACCACACGCTGGAGGATCAGGCGGTCGTTCGGGTACGGGTATTCGATTATACGCAGGAACATCGGTATGAAGAGAAGTACTTCTTTGGTGACCATCATAGTGCATTCATGGACTACGCGGCGCATGCCGAAGAGACGTCACGCATCTACAAGCTGGGTGTGGTGTACGAAGAACGCAGCAGTGGTGTGGAGAAGCTGAATCTGATGGGCGGTTTCCATCTGGAGGATCTCATGGTGTATCGGAACGGCAAGGTATATTATGACTCGTACACGGAGAATGGATATGAACTTCACCCCGCAGGTCTGGCGGAAAAGTTGTCACCCATCCGTTAA
- a CDS encoding tubulin-like doman-containing protein, translating to MKPIVREHIQQLDVSLGGGIVSEKIRVDTIDNPILIIGLGGTGIDALLRLKYQINRRFKLPQDPVSKKKMDKPDNVEFLAFETNEQDRAKKYKGIGLDPINEFVLLSNAEIGGLLQNRSVLEPYITDWLSPELSITDGMNGAAGVRQAGRLLLFTKINQVVQAIDKKIKTLSVGTNKKLMVFLLTGLSGGTGSGCFLDISYIVRGIIERDHGSAGIDRVNTLGYLFTPDVNLSNKSLSEHTREYIRKNGYAALKELDYWMNVDSRGERFTQKYGNILTVNSPLPPFNLCHLISATNTEGKLLENAYDYCMNVTAENITNFMASEEKQSGEEFAIHDYISNIRTNIAQMNKVYPANYDYNIIGASSAVLPIEEMTTYLAYRMFDKMNTMFSKAPNQEDTEKFARKLGIDLESVVKSFEARVPEPLPGYQNSERLSYGNVVKSQVVNMDTELEQNFLARAREEYIKAKKQLPGEIAGQFTEQIRRMFLHPEQGPFYVSRLIYTEKGFCVLKMIQSYIETLRENAFRIPRDIEAAQEQSEEKLGDAKSAFVSKEKKKNAYIEAKIHEYWLHADVERNDQMIEFYEDLYELLNQENSRIYNVFTETLNALSSIFAKNGDLLTRGEEQADHKGNKTYYWNVVSVPDIVSVVDGLLDKRDTDDLIRDFSRELLENSSQWVKENEIDIVSSISDFLSEKFGDLITRSMEDFLVIKYGQDESVEKFVERFIAGKLDDEAVPVFNLSNSTGSLHFPSWGFVSVPAQAPGILKGIRNYQNNAVGKSHFTVKESEVRNRIFWLNTRNGVPLFVYTPLKVYEESYERTILDKEGIGRHLVQTEKNNWTYLPSPIPEKSWGDVYENARVKQYNARVRNEFEQALGYNIVTAKSIDENTSNRYAIVTTEAFDLSAKLAAYDMRLTSTTPNLGEVKRAVIELKRLQSEGLPRVGVKDIFGSINEDMAKENLVRSPQLIARVREELAKMNAISAKVAELEGILAQYQDEEQWYDRFIEALYTDTIVKKGALYVYDRDPEEDAWEPFANLMKSRNFAEYEVFGNFRGLAEKDRSTLLRKASRRDNDLTASEDITPLLTKLDDLAALFMESRDRLEYERVELANGEDIYQFYRTMSSKLNDIRRRLK from the coding sequence ATGAAACCGATTGTTAGAGAACATATTCAGCAACTGGATGTATCACTTGGCGGAGGTATTGTCAGTGAGAAGATCAGAGTTGATACCATTGATAACCCCATTCTGATTATTGGTCTGGGGGGAACGGGAATTGACGCACTGTTGCGTCTCAAATATCAGATCAACCGTCGTTTCAAGCTGCCACAGGACCCGGTATCCAAGAAAAAAATGGACAAGCCGGACAATGTGGAGTTTCTGGCTTTTGAGACAAACGAACAGGATCGTGCCAAAAAGTATAAAGGAATCGGACTTGATCCGATCAATGAATTCGTATTGCTGTCCAATGCCGAGATCGGCGGGCTTCTACAGAACCGCAGCGTGCTGGAACCGTATATTACGGACTGGCTGTCTCCCGAACTGAGCATCACGGACGGCATGAACGGCGCCGCAGGTGTGCGTCAGGCTGGACGTCTGCTCTTGTTCACAAAAATTAATCAGGTCGTGCAGGCTATCGACAAAAAGATTAAAACCTTATCCGTAGGCACCAACAAAAAACTGATGGTGTTCCTGCTGACAGGTCTGTCCGGCGGTACAGGCAGTGGCTGTTTCCTCGATATTTCCTATATCGTGCGCGGCATTATCGAACGGGATCATGGCTCTGCCGGGATTGACCGCGTGAATACGCTGGGCTACCTGTTCACACCAGACGTGAACCTGTCCAACAAAAGCTTGAGCGAACACACGCGCGAATACATTCGCAAGAACGGATATGCTGCGCTCAAAGAGTTGGATTACTGGATGAACGTGGATAGCCGCGGTGAGCGGTTTACACAGAAGTACGGCAATATTTTAACCGTCAACTCACCACTGCCGCCATTTAACCTGTGTCATCTGATCTCTGCGACGAATACCGAGGGCAAACTGCTGGAGAACGCCTACGATTACTGCATGAACGTCACGGCCGAGAACATTACCAACTTCATGGCAAGTGAGGAGAAGCAGTCGGGTGAGGAGTTCGCGATCCATGACTATATCAGCAACATTCGAACCAACATCGCACAGATGAACAAGGTGTACCCGGCTAACTATGATTACAACATCATTGGTGCATCTTCGGCTGTACTACCGATTGAAGAGATGACCACCTATCTGGCGTATCGCATGTTCGACAAAATGAACACCATGTTCTCCAAAGCGCCAAACCAGGAGGATACCGAGAAGTTTGCCCGCAAGCTGGGCATTGATCTCGAAAGTGTGGTCAAGTCCTTTGAAGCCCGCGTGCCAGAGCCGCTACCTGGTTATCAGAACAGCGAGCGTTTATCCTATGGCAACGTGGTGAAATCCCAGGTTGTGAATATGGACACCGAACTGGAACAGAACTTCCTGGCGCGTGCCCGCGAGGAATATATCAAGGCGAAGAAACAGCTGCCGGGTGAGATTGCCGGTCAGTTCACCGAACAGATCCGGCGTATGTTTTTGCATCCCGAACAAGGTCCGTTCTATGTATCCCGTCTCATATATACGGAAAAAGGATTCTGTGTACTGAAGATGATTCAGTCGTACATCGAAACCCTGCGTGAGAATGCCTTCCGCATTCCGCGTGATATTGAAGCAGCTCAGGAGCAGTCCGAAGAGAAACTGGGCGATGCAAAGAGTGCGTTTGTCTCCAAAGAGAAGAAAAAGAATGCTTATATTGAAGCAAAAATTCATGAGTATTGGCTGCACGCCGACGTGGAACGTAACGATCAGATGATCGAGTTCTATGAAGATCTGTATGAGTTGCTGAACCAGGAAAACAGCCGCATTTATAACGTATTTACCGAAACGCTGAATGCCCTTAGCTCGATATTTGCCAAGAACGGTGACCTGCTGACACGCGGCGAAGAACAAGCCGATCACAAAGGCAACAAAACATATTACTGGAACGTTGTAAGTGTACCGGATATCGTCAGTGTGGTGGACGGGCTGTTGGATAAGCGTGATACAGATGATCTGATCCGCGACTTCTCCCGTGAATTGCTGGAAAACTCCAGCCAGTGGGTGAAAGAGAACGAGATTGATATCGTCAGCTCCATCTCCGACTTCCTGAGTGAGAAATTCGGCGATCTGATTACCCGTTCCATGGAAGATTTCCTGGTGATCAAATACGGTCAGGATGAGTCGGTTGAAAAATTCGTGGAACGTTTCATTGCTGGCAAGCTGGATGATGAGGCCGTTCCGGTGTTCAATCTGAGCAACAGTACAGGCAGTCTGCATTTCCCTTCATGGGGATTTGTATCCGTACCGGCACAGGCACCAGGCATTCTGAAAGGGATTCGTAATTATCAGAACAATGCGGTAGGCAAATCTCATTTTACCGTTAAGGAAAGTGAAGTGCGTAACCGGATCTTCTGGCTGAATACACGCAACGGGGTACCACTCTTTGTGTATACACCGCTCAAGGTATATGAGGAAAGTTATGAACGTACCATTTTGGACAAAGAAGGCATTGGTCGTCACTTGGTGCAAACGGAGAAAAACAACTGGACCTATCTGCCATCTCCGATTCCAGAGAAATCATGGGGAGATGTATACGAGAACGCCCGTGTGAAGCAATATAATGCTCGTGTGCGTAACGAGTTCGAGCAGGCGCTCGGATACAACATTGTGACAGCCAAATCCATTGATGAGAATACAAGCAACCGATATGCGATTGTGACAACAGAAGCATTTGACTTGTCCGCCAAACTGGCTGCCTACGACATGCGTCTGACGTCCACCACGCCGAACCTCGGCGAAGTGAAGCGGGCGGTGATTGAGTTGAAACGTCTGCAATCCGAAGGGTTGCCACGTGTAGGAGTTAAGGATATTTTCGGAAGTATTAATGAAGATATGGCCAAAGAAAACCTGGTACGCTCCCCGCAGCTGATCGCACGTGTACGTGAGGAACTGGCAAAGATGAATGCCATCTCGGCCAAAGTTGCGGAACTCGAAGGCATTCTTGCCCAGTACCAAGACGAAGAGCAGTGGTATGACCGCTTCATCGAAGCGTTATATACTGACACCATCGTCAAAAAAGGTGCGCTCTACGTCTATGACCGTGACCCGGAAGAAGACGCATGGGAGCCGTTCGCAAACCTGATGAAGAGCCGTAACTTTGCCGAGTATGAAGTGTTTGGCAACTTCCGCGGTCTGGCGGAGAAGGATCGTAGTACATTGCTGCGCAAAGCCTCCCGCCGCGATAACGATCTCACGGCTTCAGAGGATATCACCCCACTGCTGACAAAGCTGGATGATCTGGCTGCGCTGTTTATGGAATCACGTGATCGTCTGGAATATGAGCGGGTAGAACTGGCTAACGGAGAAGATATCTATCAGTTCTACAGAACGATGTCGTCCAAGCTGAACGACATTCGCAGAAGGCTGAAGTAA
- a CDS encoding vWA domain-containing protein: MLRTRKIRWLSGTMVLLAILTILLPQALLPHAAAAQAQTSGIDAVLVADVSNSMNTSDRDKISNEAMKMFIDMLPVQGDKVGIVAYTDQVEREKAMLTIQSDADKSSLKDFIDQLGRGPYTDVSVGVAEAVNILNHGADPSHSPMIVLLADGNNDFNKTKGRTQAQSDADLAKSVKEAQDQGIPVYTIGLNADGKLNKDALADLAKQTGGKSFITDTPDDLPQILSEIFADHAKLNVVKLPSVTGNGSYQEVTVNVPNDSVLEANISIMSSKPVEVQLMDPSGQTVDLNSDAAKLSTSKSYSLVKLLKPQEGDWKLRVKGAPKDSIDINLLFNYDLQLVVDPIKTKSYTKGDKVDLAAKLENGGQPLQDNDLYADMKATLVVKDVDTGKSEEQPLDNTGSGFAGTFEVPDKHNYELVIRAEEDSFYRESAPITINAGGATGSGAQPTTPGGEQEKPFPWLPVILGVVALIVVGVGVWFLMGWLKRKNRGFVGQMIVEIRDENTGDKSYPQYKKLVSFRGRFHLHQLLQLDPELKETEKYVFTPSNGDRIIIRNTAGGTLEKSGRAVDASSGVELKNGDRLSIPLQQADKTILIEYLV, translated from the coding sequence ATGCTGCGGACACGCAAAATACGCTGGCTGAGCGGAACGATGGTTCTGCTGGCCATTCTAACGATACTGCTACCTCAGGCGTTGCTGCCACATGCTGCAGCGGCTCAGGCACAGACGAGCGGAATCGATGCGGTACTTGTAGCCGATGTAAGTAACTCAATGAATACAAGTGACCGTGACAAGATCAGTAATGAAGCCATGAAAATGTTTATTGATATGTTACCCGTTCAAGGGGACAAGGTAGGGATTGTAGCTTATACCGATCAGGTGGAGCGGGAAAAGGCTATGCTTACGATTCAGTCCGATGCGGACAAGAGCAGCCTGAAGGATTTTATTGATCAGCTCGGCCGGGGGCCATACACCGATGTCTCAGTTGGTGTCGCCGAAGCCGTCAACATACTGAATCATGGTGCAGATCCGTCTCACTCGCCAATGATCGTGCTGCTGGCGGATGGCAACAATGATTTTAACAAAACCAAAGGCCGTACACAGGCACAATCCGACGCTGATCTGGCGAAATCCGTGAAGGAAGCACAGGATCAAGGTATCCCGGTGTATACAATAGGACTGAACGCGGATGGCAAGTTGAACAAGGATGCACTCGCAGACCTCGCGAAGCAGACCGGAGGCAAGTCATTCATTACCGATACGCCGGATGATCTGCCACAGATTCTGAGTGAGATCTTCGCCGATCATGCCAAACTCAATGTGGTGAAGCTGCCCTCTGTAACAGGAAACGGCAGTTATCAGGAAGTTACCGTGAACGTGCCAAATGACAGTGTGCTGGAAGCAAACATCTCGATTATGTCCTCGAAGCCGGTGGAAGTGCAATTGATGGACCCTTCCGGACAAACTGTGGACCTGAACTCGGATGCAGCCAAGCTCTCAACATCGAAGAGTTATTCGCTCGTGAAGCTGTTGAAACCCCAAGAGGGAGACTGGAAACTTCGGGTAAAAGGGGCTCCGAAAGACAGCATCGATATCAACCTGTTGTTCAACTATGATCTTCAGCTCGTTGTGGACCCAATTAAGACCAAGTCCTATACCAAAGGGGACAAGGTTGATCTTGCGGCCAAACTGGAGAATGGCGGTCAGCCACTTCAGGATAATGATCTGTATGCAGATATGAAAGCCACGCTGGTCGTGAAAGATGTGGATACAGGCAAGAGTGAAGAACAACCCCTGGACAATACAGGTTCTGGTTTTGCCGGAACGTTTGAAGTACCGGACAAACATAACTATGAATTGGTCATCCGTGCGGAAGAAGACAGCTTCTACCGTGAAAGTGCGCCAATCACGATTAATGCAGGCGGAGCAACCGGAAGCGGTGCTCAACCGACCACGCCAGGCGGTGAACAAGAGAAGCCGTTCCCTTGGTTACCTGTCATTCTGGGTGTTGTAGCCCTGATTGTGGTCGGTGTTGGTGTCTGGTTCCTGATGGGTTGGCTGAAACGCAAAAACCGGGGCTTTGTCGGTCAGATGATCGTTGAGATTCGTGATGAGAACACGGGCGACAAGTCATATCCACAATATAAAAAGCTGGTATCCTTCCGGGGCCGATTCCATCTGCACCAGTTATTGCAGCTGGACCCTGAGCTGAAGGAAACCGAAAAATATGTATTTACGCCCAGCAATGGGGATCGAATTATCATCCGTAACACCGCAGGCGGTACGCTGGAGAAATCCGGTCGTGCAGTCGATGCAAGCTCAGGCGTTGAACTGAAGAACGGTGACCGACTGAGCATCCCGCTGCAACAGGCGGACAAGACCATTTTAATTGAGTATCTGGTGTGA